Part of the candidate division KSB1 bacterium genome is shown below.
CATCAGTTTTGCACCAGAGTCGAACTTCGAAATTCACCGCACTTTCACTCAGGTCCGAGACCAGAAACTCTGGGGCTGGTTTTTTCAGAATTCTGTTATCACTGGCTGCAATCTTGCTGAAAACCTCCTTCGCCTTCTGGATATCCGCGCTGTGGCTGACACCAAACGAGAGATCGACGCGACGCTGGGCTTCAGCAGTAAAATTAATAATGCTCCCATTGGAAAGCGGACCATTTGGAATAATGACGGTCTTATTGTCTGGGGTTTTCAAGATCGTGTTAAAAATTTGGATTTCATGTACTGTCCCAGCATGACCTTGGGCGTTGATGAAGTCGCCCACCTTGAACGGTTTGAACAATAAAATCAGCACGCCCCCAGCGAAATTGGCCAGGCTTCCCTGCAATGCTAAACCCACCGCCAAGCCAGCAGCACCCAAGATCGCGACAAACGAAGTGGTGGCAATCCCTACCATCGAAGCGACGCTGATCAACAACAGCGCTTTCAGCAGTACACTCACGAAACTGGTCAAAAATTTCTGCAACGAGCTATCGGTGCCAGATCGGTCCATCAGGTTTTTGAGCGCTCGAACCACAATCTTGATTATCCATAAACCGATAATCAGAACGACAATCGCCAGCAGTAGCTTCGGCACATAGCCCATGATGAGATTAATCGCATTATCCGCATAGGCTTCAAATTTTCCCATAACATTGCCCTCCTAATAACTGGAATTTGTATTGAACGGTTAAAGAATCGCTCCTGTTTTTGGTATGCTTCATCCAACGTTTCGAGATGGCCTTCGCTATCTCAATTTTGAACCGCTATTTTTGGGTGAAAATGAATCATTCATTAGTTTTGATTGACATCGAAAGATCCGCGATCAAAACGGCCTGCGCATCTGCCGAGACTCACGGGGATTGACTTTATTGAATACGGTCTGGATATTTTCCCCGAGGATGTTTCTAATATCTTGATCGCCGTAGCCTTTTCGATGTAAGGCAATAGTCAAATTCAACATCTGGTCCAAATTTTCAATATCCAATGCACATTTTGGGCAAGGATATAGGCCGATCAGAGCCAATTCTGGTTTCGAACTTGGCAAACGATAGGGCATCGATACTGGGCCAGCCAGTGGCGCTTGGATCGGCAGCCCGCTCAACCTGGATTTTAATTTCTCGATCTGATCCACGAGTTCATCAATTTGATTCGGGCAAAACGCTAAAGCGATAAGTCCTCCATTATTTGCCACTCGCTGAATCAAGCTGTCTGATAAAGTCGCAACTTCTCGAACACCAGCGATTACAATCGGCTGTTTCGAAAGCTCCAGAGCCTGAACCAGGACAGATTCTGGAAGGTCTTTCATGAGGATTAATATTTTTTGATCATTCAAGGTTTTGATCGCCTTTTTCCCCTCGCTGGTGAGGCCTTCCGATTCGGTCATCCACCGACCATCGATCCCGTCAAACATAAAGAATTTAGCACCTAGTTTCCCCGCGATGCGCAAATTGACTGGATCACCATTAACGCTTGCCACCCCGTGAAGCCCGATTACAGAATTGGTTTTATCGCGCCTGGTTCTGAACATTCGCTCCATTCCCCCCATCATGCGCGAAATATCTGATTCCTCTTGGCTGGCCGCATCCACCGATCGCAGCGTTTCTGCCAATCGGCACGATGGCGCCTGCAAGGAATCCAATGAGACTGTCACAAATTGCACATCGATCCATTCGTTTTGCAGCGAATCCAAAATCGACAATCCGGGTTGATATGGAATTGGGTGAATATTGTAGATGTTTGCCGATTTATGAATGTAACGCGGCAATCGGTTCTCTACGATGAGATTACCATCCGCATTAGCAACAAGTAATGCTACATCATAGACGAACTGCGCGACCTTTCCCAGGAGCTCGGCACTGAGCTTCTCCACATCGTCACCAGGCTGATGATAATCGGTATGGGCGTTCCATGGAGAAGTCATTAAGGCAAAGGCAGGAATCCCACGGGTGATGAATGGTGTGTGATCACTGCCTCCTGGCCCACCACGGCTCGGCTCCAAAAAATCTAATGTCTCCTGGGGCAAGTTCTCTTTGATCATTGTCCAGATCTCTGGCGCATAGTAGATACCAGGAAACCCCAGCTTGCTCCCTTGTCCCACCATATCCAAATTAAGGTTCAATACCGTTTTTTCGATCGGGATTATTGGGTGGGTTGCATAGTAACTGGAACCAAGCAGGCCGCGCTCTTCTCCTCCCCAGCAGGCAAAGAGAATGCTTCGTTTCGGCCGAACTTTATTGGCCATCATAGCGCGAGCCACCTCCATCACCACCGAAGCTCCGCTGGCGTTATCCTCCGCACCATTATAGACCTGACCATATTGCACCCCAACATGATCCAGATGGCCTCCAATAATGATTCCTTCATCGCCCAGCACTGGATCAATCCCTTTAATCATCCCCAAAACATTCTTGCCAGTACGATTGGGATCGTAATCCACTTTCACCGATAAGGTTGCCTTTTTTCCAGTGGGATAGGAAATGGGTCGGAGCTCTTTATTCAGCTTATCAAATTGTTCGCGCAGTCTGCGAGCAAAACCCTGATTGGTCTCGTCTTTGGCCCTGAGCAATGATTTGACCACCCGTTCATCCACACCGAATGCGAGAAAATTGGGCCGATAATTGCCTGGGCGTAAACTCCAAGCACCCAGTCCCCGTTCTTCTGCACCGAAATCCGCGCATAACAACATCCCAACAGCTCCGCGCTGTTGTGCGATTGCAGCCTTGGCACTATCACTGTGGACCCCCTGCCATTTTTTTTCATCATTTTGAGGGCAGCCATGCATCACCAGCACGATCTTGTCTCTCACGTTCAGCCCAGCATACTCATCCAATCCTCGATCCGGGGCACTGATGCCGAAACCGACGAACACGACTTCGGCACTCACCTTGCCGCCGCCAGAGAAACGCAACACACTGAAATCTCGATCTTCAAAATCGAATTCGCGCTTGCCAACCGTCAGCTTTGGAAGCTCGAATTCTGTCTTTAAATAAGAGAAAGGAAATGCCTGAAAATAGCTGCCATTGTCTCCAGCAGCCGCCAGTCCCCAAGCTCTAAACTTTTCAGCGACCCAATTGGCCGCTTTTTCGAACCCTGGAGTACCAGTATCGCGTCCCTCCAAGGCATCACTGGCGAGATAAGCCACGTAAGATTTGGCATTTTCTCCGCTCGGTCGCTGCTGTGCTACAAGTGAGCCAGAGAAAGAAAAAACGAGTGTCAGAATAATTAAAAACCGATTCAAATAATGTCTTTTTATGTTCATTCTATTCCTCCAAAATCTCGACGAATGAAATTAAAATTGATCAGCAATTTCAAACTAACGATAACTTTTGTGGTCGATTGGTCGGCGTTTAAACTTCTTTTTCTCCCATTTGATGTCAGTTAGCTTCTATGATCATTGCTAGTGGTCGGTTGAAGCAATTTGTCTCTTTAACAGATCAAACATTAGGATTGCCGCTTGTCGGGCGGCTTGATCTCTGATTTCCTGGCGAGAACCCTTAAAATGATATTGCTCGATCAAAATCTGATCGTTCCAAGAAACCCCGATGAACACCGTCCCGATTGGTTTTTCTGGCGTCCCACCCGTGGGTCCAGCAATACCACTTACAGCGATCGCGCAGTCAGCGCCGGTTTGCCTGACAATCCCGTCAAGCAATTCAGCAACCGTATTGTGACTTACTGCGCCATGCTGATCCAGCGTCTGCTGCTTTACCCCCAGCCATTTCATCTTCATTTCATTGCTATAACAAACTACTCCACCAATGAATACCTCTGAAGCGCCAGCGATATCGGTTAATAGCTTCGCAATCAGTCCCCCTGTGCAAGACTCGGCCGTGGCGATCGTTAGGCTTCGTTCTTTCAGTGCGGTGATAAGTTTGATGTATTCATCCATGTTTTGATTCGACCTAATTGACTTTTTGAATTGCCTGAATATATGACATCTTCGTTAAAAAATCAAGCTTATAAATTAAAAAAATGAATAAATCCTCATTTCTAAGTTTGAAAGAAAATTTAGAAGTGTCAGCGAAGCATTTGGCTGAAAATAATATTTCATCCACCAAAATGAGAGCTATGCATTAGGTGCATAACCCACCGTTCCTCGACCGACATGTTCAATTTCAAAGGCAGATTTTGGGATTAATTGTATCCATATAAACGGTGAGCTAATGTGACAGGCTATTCCGCTGCGCAAAAAAGACTTGAATTCATTGCAAAAATTCATTATCTTGGGCTCAAAAAATGACGGAGATTCTGATGAACAGGGAATTCAAATTTTCTTATCTAATTGCTATCATCGGTATCTTGATGGTTGCTATTATGGCGTTATACGTGCTGGTAATTCATCGGGAGCCAAGCTTAACTGAGCGTCTCGCCCGAGCAGAACGGGAGCACTTTGCCGAATTTCCTGGCATTCCCACATTTGTTGTGGGGATAGATACTACCCACGCTGATAGTCTTTTAATTAAGTTCTATCGCGCGCGCGATTTTCAGCCTGCCTGGATCGATGATAGAGGATTGAAGGACATTGCGGATAGTTTATTAGAAGCAATTCGAGGGGCTGCGGATGATGGACTTAATCCTAAAGAATATCATGTTGGGACGATCGATTCATTATTGACGCAATTTCAATTCCGTTTGAAGTCCAGAGCCCCAGTTGAGGTTGAAGGGCTGTTCAATCTGGAGATTTTATTGACGGACGCATTTTTGCTTTATGCGAATCATTTGCTGTCTGGACGGTTGAATCCAGAGACCATCGATCGAGAGTGGTTGACCTCCCGGCCTGAAGCCGATGTGGTGGCGATCCTAAATGACGCGTTGAAAGCGGGACGAATCCGACAGAAGCTGCTGAGTCTGATGCCTCAGATTCCCTGCTATGCTCAAATGCGTAAGGAGATGGTGCGCTATCGATCTCTGGCGCTCCAAGGGGGCTGGCCCATGGTGCCCCCAGGACCCTCCTTAAAAAAAGGGGATCGGGGAATGCGCGTGGCAGCATTGAGCGCACGACTCATCGCTTCAGGGGATTTAAAGCAGCGTCCCATGGCCTCGATCTCGGTCTTCGACGACACTTTGGAACAAGCAGTTAAAGATTTTCAACAGCGCTATGGGTTGGTGCCGCATGGAACTGTTGATCCAAGGACCATCGCAGCGTTGAATGTGCCAGCGCTGGAATACTTCCGCAAGATCGTGGTAAATTTGGAGCGCTGGCGTTGGTTACCAAGGGAACTGGGAAATCGGTACATCATGGTTAACATTGCTGCTTTTGCACTGGAGGTGGTAGAAAATGGCATTACTGTGATCCGCATGCCAGTGGTGGTGGGCAAAGACTATCGTCGAACCCCAGTATTCAGCTCAAAAATGACTTATCTGGTGCTCAATCCTTATTGGAACGTCCCAGAGACAATCGCCACGGAGGATATTTTAAAAGAGGCAAAGCGCGATCCGAGCTATTTGGTCAAGAGGAATATTGTGGTATTGAAGGGCTGGAACGATGAGACCCCGATTGATCCATTTCAGGTGAATTGGGCTGCCATCACCAAACAAAATTTGCCCTATCGGTTCCGACAAGCGCCCGGTCCACTCAATGCCCTGGGGCGAATCAAGTTCATGTTCCCAAATAAATACGACGTGTACATCCATGATACCCCCAGCCGGGCAGATTTTCAGCGTCCTGAGCGCGCGCTCAGCTCCGGTTGCATTCGGGTGCAAGATCCGATTGAATTGGCTGCATATGTGCTTCGCGGCAATCCGAATTGGACAAAAGAGCAGATCATAGCTGGACTGGAAAAGCTCACCAACTACACCATCACCCTGCCAGAACCGATCCCAGTGCATATCTTTTACTGTACTGCATGGATCGATGCCCAGGGACGCGTTCAGTTTCGGGAAGACATTTATGACAGGGATAAATTGGTACTGGAAGCCTTGCGCGCTGAGCAGATCCTAATGGATTGAGAGGCATATCGAGCTTGGGGATTATAAATATGCATATTTGACCACGGCTTTTTCTCCAAAAGGATGCCTTTTTTCAGATCCCTTTTAGAGACAAGCTCGTGCAATTTTCATCAAACCGAACACCGGGATCGTGCAATTTTCAAAATAGTTCTGTTGGCCCAAAAATAGAGCAAAAGAACCAGTTCAGAGCCATTGCA
Proteins encoded:
- a CDS encoding M28 family peptidase, producing the protein MNIKRHYLNRFLIILTLVFSFSGSLVAQQRPSGENAKSYVAYLASDALEGRDTGTPGFEKAANWVAEKFRAWGLAAAGDNGSYFQAFPFSYLKTEFELPKLTVGKREFDFEDRDFSVLRFSGGGKVSAEVVFVGFGISAPDRGLDEYAGLNVRDKIVLVMHGCPQNDEKKWQGVHSDSAKAAIAQQRGAVGMLLCADFGAEERGLGAWSLRPGNYRPNFLAFGVDERVVKSLLRAKDETNQGFARRLREQFDKLNKELRPISYPTGKKATLSVKVDYDPNRTGKNVLGMIKGIDPVLGDEGIIIGGHLDHVGVQYGQVYNGAEDNASGASVVMEVARAMMANKVRPKRSILFACWGGEERGLLGSSYYATHPIIPIEKTVLNLNLDMVGQGSKLGFPGIYYAPEIWTMIKENLPQETLDFLEPSRGGPGGSDHTPFITRGIPAFALMTSPWNAHTDYHQPGDDVEKLSAELLGKVAQFVYDVALLVANADGNLIVENRLPRYIHKSANIYNIHPIPYQPGLSILDSLQNEWIDVQFVTVSLDSLQAPSCRLAETLRSVDAASQEESDISRMMGGMERMFRTRRDKTNSVIGLHGVASVNGDPVNLRIAGKLGAKFFMFDGIDGRWMTESEGLTSEGKKAIKTLNDQKILILMKDLPESVLVQALELSKQPIVIAGVREVATLSDSLIQRVANNGGLIALAFCPNQIDELVDQIEKLKSRLSGLPIQAPLAGPVSMPYRLPSSKPELALIGLYPCPKCALDIENLDQMLNLTIALHRKGYGDQDIRNILGENIQTVFNKVNPRESRQMRRPF
- a CDS encoding mechanosensitive ion channel is translated as MGKFEAYADNAINLIMGYVPKLLLAIVVLIIGLWIIKIVVRALKNLMDRSGTDSSLQKFLTSFVSVLLKALLLISVASMVGIATTSFVAILGAAGLAVGLALQGSLANFAGGVLILLFKPFKVGDFINAQGHAGTVHEIQIFNTILKTPDNKTVIIPNGPLSNGSIINFTAEAQRRVDLSFGVSHSADIQKAKEVFSKIAASDNRILKKPAPEFLVSDLSESAVNFEVRLWCKTDDYWNVYFDTKEKVKMAFDKEGIAAPIPKRIFIQQS
- a CDS encoding CinA family protein, producing MDEYIKLITALKERSLTIATAESCTGGLIAKLLTDIAGASEVFIGGVVCYSNEMKMKWLGVKQQTLDQHGAVSHNTVAELLDGIVRQTGADCAIAVSGIAGPTGGTPEKPIGTVFIGVSWNDQILIEQYHFKGSRQEIRDQAARQAAILMFDLLKRQIASTDH
- a CDS encoding L,D-transpeptidase family protein translates to MNREFKFSYLIAIIGILMVAIMALYVLVIHREPSLTERLARAEREHFAEFPGIPTFVVGIDTTHADSLLIKFYRARDFQPAWIDDRGLKDIADSLLEAIRGAADDGLNPKEYHVGTIDSLLTQFQFRLKSRAPVEVEGLFNLEILLTDAFLLYANHLLSGRLNPETIDREWLTSRPEADVVAILNDALKAGRIRQKLLSLMPQIPCYAQMRKEMVRYRSLALQGGWPMVPPGPSLKKGDRGMRVAALSARLIASGDLKQRPMASISVFDDTLEQAVKDFQQRYGLVPHGTVDPRTIAALNVPALEYFRKIVVNLERWRWLPRELGNRYIMVNIAAFALEVVENGITVIRMPVVVGKDYRRTPVFSSKMTYLVLNPYWNVPETIATEDILKEAKRDPSYLVKRNIVVLKGWNDETPIDPFQVNWAAITKQNLPYRFRQAPGPLNALGRIKFMFPNKYDVYIHDTPSRADFQRPERALSSGCIRVQDPIELAAYVLRGNPNWTKEQIIAGLEKLTNYTITLPEPIPVHIFYCTAWIDAQGRVQFREDIYDRDKLVLEALRAEQILMD